A genomic segment from Bos mutus isolate GX-2022 unplaced genomic scaffold, NWIPB_WYAK_1.1 CTG305, whole genome shotgun sequence encodes:
- the LOC102281720 gene encoding LOW QUALITY PROTEIN: olfactory receptor 5T7-like (The sequence of the model RefSeq protein was modified relative to this genomic sequence to represent the inferred CDS: inserted 1 base in 1 codon), whose protein sequence is MKNVTNVTSFLLKSFTDNLELQIILFFLFLTVYLFMLIGNLGLVVLVIGXCRLHSPMYYFLSVLSSVDACYSSVITPKMLADFISKNKAISFLECPTQMFFSLQWHMIWDPPVQSAWLFLLIIASCVGAYVHTVATFRLSFCGSNEIRHVFCDIPPPLVFSQHGSSQALLFYFAGFSFEIVTLSRDVIVLISYGFILLTVLWMPSAVGRRKVFSTCGSHLTGVSICHGTVLFMYVRPSSSYATDHNMIVSIIYSIVIPMLNPIIYSLRNKDVKEAMKECLQKNALSIKSIITKLTDILGAMTEELPKLMIAKCLRKKYTGI, encoded by the exons ATGAAGAATGTCACCAATGTAACATCCTTTTTACTGAAAAGCTTCACAGACAATCTTGAACTGCAAATCATCTTATTCTTCTTGTTTCTAACAGTTTACCTCTTCATGCTGATTGGAAATTTAGGACTGGTTGTGTTGGTCATTG GTTGCCGGCTCCACAGCCCCATGTACTATTTTCTGAGTGTGCTTTCATCTGTGGATGCCTGCTATTCCTCAGTAATTACCCCCAAAATGTTAGCAGACTTTATATCAAAGAACAAAGCCATTTCCTTCCTTGAATGTCCAACACAGATGTTCTTCTCCCTGCAATGGCATATGATTTGGGACCCCCCTGTACAGTCAGCATGGCTCTTTCTTCTCATCATTGCTTCCTGTGTTGGTGCATATGTACACACAGTGGCTACTTTTAGGTTATCCTTCTGTGGATCCAATGAAATCAGGCATGTCTTCTGTGACATCCCTCCCCCTCTTGTATTTAGTCAGCATGGCTCTTCCCAGGCTCTATT attctactttgcaggcttttcttttgaaatagtcACATTGTCTCGAGATGTCATTGTCCTCATCTCCTATGGTTTCATTCTGCTGACTGTTCTGTGGATGCCATCTGCTGTAGGGAGAAGGAAAGTGTTTTCTACATGTGGTTCTCACTTAACTGGAGTATCCATTTGTCATGGTACTGTTCTCTTCATGTATGTGAGACCAAGTTCCAGCTATGCCACAGATCATAATATGATTGTGTCTATAATTTATAGCATTGTGATTCCAATGCTGAATCCCATCATCTATAGTTTAAGAAACAAAGATGTAAAAGAGGCAATGAAAGAGTGTTTGCAAAAAAATGCTTTATCAATAAAGTCTATTATCACA AAGTTAACCGACATTTTAGGGGCAATGACAGAAGAATTGCCCAAATTGATGATAGCCAAGTGCTTGAGGAAAAAGTACACAGGAATTTGA
- the LOC106700506 gene encoding olfactory receptor 8H1, translated as MGRRNITQVSDFILMGLTDSKEIRLVLFTLFLLIYLITVLGNVGMILIIHLDPQLHTPMYFFLSHLSFLDLSYSSVITPKTLDNLLTSKKNISYLNCFTQMYFFVFLGATECFLLSSMAYDRYGAICNPLHYQVVMSTRRCCSLVFGSYLIGFMDTSVNVLCLSRLHFCNSKIIYHFFCDGPAILALSCTDTHDIEIIIFISAGSTLVVSLITISVSYVSILSTILKITSTAGKQKAFSTCASHLLAVTIFYGTMIFTYLKPSKSYSLGKDQVASVFYTIVIPMLNPLIYSLRNKEVKNALNRVMKKRKDSK; from the coding sequence ATGGGCAGAAGGAATATCACACAGGTGTCTGACTTCATCCTCATGGGACTGACAGATTCTAAAGAGATCCGGCTGGTCCTCTTCACCCTCTTTCTCCTGATATACCTGATCACTGTGCTGGGGAATGTGGGGATGATCCTGATAATCCACCTGGACCCCCAGCTTCACACACCCATgtattttttcctcagtcacttgTCATTTCTTGATCTCAGTTACTCAAGTGTCATCACCCCTAAAACCTTAGACAACTTACTAACTTCCAAGAAGAATATTTCATACCTGAACTGCTTCACTCAgatgtatttctttgttttcttgggtgCCACTGAatgtttccttctctcctccatgGCCTATGATCGCTATGGAGCCATCTGCAACCCTCTGCATTACCAGGTGGTTATGTCCACCAGGCGATGCTGCTCTCTTGTCTTTGGATCCTATTTGATTGGCTTTATGGACACCTCTGTCAATGTTCTGTGCTTGAGTAGATTGCATTTCTGCAACTCAAAGATAATTTATCACTTTTTCTGTGATGGACCAGCAATTTTAGCCCTGTCCTGCACTGACACACATGACATCGAAATCATCATATTCATTTCTGCTGGCTCCACCCTAGTGGTGTCTCTTATCACAATATCTGTGTCCTATGTGTCCATCCTGTCCACTATCCTGAAaatcacttccactgcagggaagcAGAAAGCCTTCTCTACCTGTGCCTCCCATCTCCTGGCGGTCACCATCTTCTATGGCACTATGATTTTCACTTACTTAAAACCAAGTAAGTCCTACTCCTTGGGAAAGGATCAAGTGGCTTCTGTTTTTTATACTATTGtcatccccatgctgaacccccttATATACAGTCTTagaaacaaagaagtaaaaaatgcACTCAATAGGGtcatgaagaagagaaaggactccaaataa